In Sphingobacterium zeae, one genomic interval encodes:
- a CDS encoding tetratricopeptide repeat protein produces the protein MTNSKLLFSLLLAGSVGTVSAQSLKDARAAIEAENYGKAKTILQQLVTKQPKNGDNYFYLGQIYLVNDRADSAATIFNQGLAADPKATINNVGLGYVDLMKKDKASAESKFALATAKLGKKDYEPLLEIGRAYINAPEPDYAKALEYLTQAKEKNKKDVAIPIALGDAYRGLKEGSLAYTSYGDATDIDPNSVQAKVGQAVIVRGAQAFDEAITQLEAIAAETPTYAPTYRELAETYNQWSRLPGTSDEKYVELNKKGVEQYKKYLEVAGDNSLEAKIRYADFLVYARQYDDLKVVSEELAQNPSVDPKIYRYLGYIAFQKAKDYPKALEYLNQMFSKMEKDRVIPLDYMYLGMSEIAANSPKHAEGGADSTATAAPVLTAENTANIQKGIADIKKGIDLDKELLGETAELAFAKYQEQELQTAASLFELVASYTDNKTYLFDANYYAGEAYYQIGAKEDAASKNEEQVVVNQELRDKAIADLQKAQTFLTVIETTDNKEAQDKYLINALYYKAFAALTADNLEQPKGDFVASFQKLIETINQRGAQEKNKNYLIDANTYIGLYYYVKQDLPKAKESFPKSISHRPSERSC, from the coding sequence ATGACAAACAGCAAATTATTATTTAGTCTTTTATTGGCCGGATCTGTGGGCACAGTAAGTGCACAAAGTTTGAAAGATGCTAGAGCAGCCATCGAGGCTGAAAATTATGGTAAAGCGAAAACTATCCTTCAACAGTTAGTGACTAAGCAACCTAAGAATGGAGATAATTATTTCTATTTGGGTCAAATTTATTTGGTAAACGACAGAGCGGATTCTGCCGCTACGATTTTCAACCAAGGTTTGGCCGCTGATCCAAAGGCTACAATCAATAATGTAGGTTTGGGTTATGTTGACTTAATGAAAAAGGATAAGGCAAGTGCGGAATCTAAATTCGCTTTGGCAACGGCAAAATTAGGTAAAAAGGATTATGAGCCATTACTGGAGATCGGTCGTGCATATATTAATGCACCTGAACCTGATTATGCAAAAGCGTTAGAATATCTAACACAGGCGAAGGAAAAAAACAAAAAGGATGTTGCTATTCCTATCGCATTAGGTGATGCGTATCGCGGATTAAAAGAGGGATCTTTGGCTTACACAAGCTATGGTGACGCGACGGATATCGATCCAAATTCCGTTCAAGCTAAAGTTGGACAAGCGGTAATTGTACGGGGTGCACAAGCTTTTGATGAAGCCATTACGCAATTAGAAGCTATCGCGGCGGAGACGCCGACCTATGCTCCAACCTATCGTGAGTTAGCTGAGACTTACAACCAGTGGTCGAGGTTGCCAGGCACGTCTGATGAAAAATATGTTGAGTTAAATAAAAAGGGTGTTGAGCAGTATAAGAAATATCTTGAAGTTGCTGGTGATAACTCGTTGGAAGCAAAAATTCGCTATGCCGATTTCCTTGTATATGCACGTCAGTATGATGATTTGAAGGTCGTTTCTGAGGAATTGGCGCAAAATCCTTCTGTAGATCCAAAAATCTACCGTTACTTAGGTTATATCGCTTTCCAAAAAGCTAAAGATTATCCAAAAGCATTGGAGTATTTGAATCAGATGTTCAGCAAAATGGAGAAAGATCGTGTAATTCCATTGGATTATATGTATCTGGGTATGTCTGAAATCGCTGCTAATAGTCCAAAGCATGCAGAAGGTGGTGCCGATAGCACGGCCACAGCAGCACCAGTGTTAACGGCAGAAAATACGGCAAATATCCAAAAAGGTATTGCTGATATTAAAAAAGGAATTGATTTAGACAAAGAGCTTTTGGGCGAAACTGCAGAGCTGGCTTTTGCTAAATATCAAGAGCAAGAATTGCAGACAGCGGCCTCTCTTTTCGAATTGGTCGCGTCTTACACAGATAATAAAACATATTTGTTTGATGCAAATTATTATGCTGGTGAAGCTTACTATCAAATAGGTGCTAAAGAAGATGCAGCTAGTAAAAATGAAGAGCAAGTTGTAGTTAATCAGGAGCTTAGAGATAAAGCGATTGCTGATTTGCAAAAAGCTCAGACATTCTTGACTGTAATCGAAACTACTGATAATAAAGAAGCACAGGATAAATATTTGATCAACGCGCTTTATTACAAAGCTTTTGCAGCATTGACGGCGGATAATTTGGAACAACCAAAAGGTGATTTCGTTGCATCATTTCAAAAATTGATTGAAACAATCAATCAACGTGGTGCGCAAGAGAAAAATAAAAATTATTTAATCGATGCGAATACCTATATCGGTCTTTACTATTACGTGAAACAAGATCTTCCTAAAGCGAAGGAAAGTTTCCCAAAAAGTATTAGCCATAGACCCAGCGAACGAAGCTGTTAA
- a CDS encoding NADH-quinone oxidoreductase subunit A, whose translation MEQANSMPIDYLPIFLQLLVAVGFGVSTIIITHLIGPKVRTENKLGAFESGIEVIGNAWQPFSIKYFLVAILFVIFDVEVIFMYPWAVNFRDMGFQGLIEMFIFMGLLLLGFIYVIKKKALNWD comes from the coding sequence ATGGAGCAAGCCAATAGTATGCCGATAGACTACTTGCCGATATTTTTACAGCTTTTAGTAGCTGTGGGATTTGGAGTAAGTACGATAATTATTACACATCTTATCGGGCCAAAGGTCCGCACAGAAAACAAGCTTGGAGCTTTTGAGTCAGGAATCGAAGTGATCGGGAATGCGTGGCAGCCATTCTCCATTAAATATTTCTTGGTGGCTATCCTATTTGTGATATTTGATGTTGAGGTCATTTTTATGTACCCATGGGCTGTCAACTTCCGTGATATGGGATTTCAAGGCTTGATAGAGATGTTTATTTTCATGGGACTGCTTTTATTAGGCTTTATCTATGTGATTAAGAAAAAAGCATTAAACTGGGACTAA
- a CDS encoding NADH-quinone oxidoreductase subunit B codes for MSDIKLAEAPPGVEGAGFFATSLDKAIGLARANSLWPLPFATSCCGIEFMATMGSTYDLARFGAERPSFSPRQADMLLVMGTIAKKMAPVLRQVYVQMAEPRWVIAVGACASSGGIFDTYSVLQGIDEIIPVDVYVPGCPPRPEAILDGVLRLQDIVKNESLNRRNTPEYKALLEKYGIHTNK; via the coding sequence ATGAGTGATATAAAATTAGCAGAAGCTCCTCCGGGAGTAGAAGGCGCAGGTTTTTTTGCGACGAGTTTAGATAAAGCCATTGGCTTGGCGCGAGCCAACTCGTTATGGCCTTTGCCGTTCGCCACATCCTGTTGTGGTATCGAGTTTATGGCGACAATGGGTTCAACCTATGACTTGGCAAGGTTCGGTGCCGAAAGGCCTAGCTTTTCACCGCGGCAGGCAGATATGCTATTGGTTATGGGGACTATTGCTAAGAAGATGGCGCCTGTGCTTAGGCAAGTGTATGTGCAGATGGCTGAGCCACGTTGGGTCATCGCTGTCGGTGCCTGTGCCTCTAGCGGTGGAATCTTCGATACCTATTCTGTGCTGCAGGGGATTGATGAAATTATACCGGTCGATGTTTATGTACCGGGTTGTCCACCCCGCCCTGAAGCAATTTTGGATGGAGTATTGCGTTTGCAGGACATCGTGAAGAATGAATCCTTGAACCGGAGAAATACACCAGAATATAAGGCATTGCTTGAAAAGTACGGAATTCATACAAATAAATAA
- a CDS encoding NADH-quinone oxidoreductase subunit C — MVNSFLLDKLEENFPTKIQEIPDAHDLLTVIVDKEDLIEVLRFLKSNSELQFIHLTDITAVHYPHLEKEFAVVYHIHSLVHNIRIRVKVFLQGPNPEIPTATVVWKGANWMERETFDFFGVNFIGHPDLRRILNVDDMEVFPMRKEYPLEDPNRVDKKDLYFGR; from the coding sequence ATGGTGAACAGTTTTTTATTGGATAAGCTCGAAGAGAATTTTCCCACAAAGATTCAAGAAATTCCGGATGCTCACGATTTATTGACCGTCATTGTTGACAAGGAAGACTTGATCGAAGTGCTTCGTTTCCTGAAGTCGAATAGTGAGTTGCAGTTTATCCATCTGACCGATATTACAGCAGTACATTATCCGCATTTGGAAAAGGAATTTGCTGTCGTGTATCATATACATAGTCTAGTTCATAATATACGGATACGGGTGAAAGTGTTTTTGCAAGGTCCGAATCCTGAGATTCCGACAGCGACTGTGGTTTGGAAAGGTGCAAATTGGATGGAGCGTGAGACTTTTGATTTTTTTGGCGTCAATTTTATAGGGCATCCCGATTTGAGAAGGATTTTGAATGTAGATGATATGGAGGTGTTTCCAATGCGTAAGGAATACCCTTTGGAGGATCCAAATCGCGTAGATAAGAAAGATTTGTATTTCGGCCGTTAA